DNA sequence from the Streptomyces sp. NBC_01264 genome:
GGGCCGGCCACATCCCGCAGGGATTCAGCCGATGAGCACACCGTGGTGCGGAACCGGAGGCATGATCGTGCCGTTGGGTGCCGGCGCCGGGTCACTGCAGGTCTGGACGGTGTCGCTCGCGCGCGCCGCCGGCTTGCCGCCGATCCGTACGGTCGCACTGCCCTTCAGCACGGTGCCGGTGTGCGTGGGCGGCACGGAGAAGGTCGCCGGGGCGGGGGCGATGTGCGGGGGGCTGATGGCGGCCGTGCTCGACAGGGTCGCCGCCGGCTTGCCGCCGATCCGTACCGTCGGACAACACCCTCCCGTCAGCGTCGCCTGGTAGGGGAAGGGCATGGGCTGGGGTGTGGGCGGACCGGGTGGGGCGGGTACCAGCACGATGTGGATGTCGGTTCCGGTGACCTTGTCACCGAGTCGTGCGGCGGGAAGTCCGGGCATGTCGGCTGCCTTTCGAAGAAGGAAGAAGTGCGGGATCCGCGAGTTCAGGAAGCGGTGACCTTGGCGGGGAAGAGGGCGCTGGGTTTGCAGGTGCCCGAGGTGCACCGCACCGCCACCACGATCTCGTCCCCCGCCTTGAAGGTGACCTCCGCGCTGAAGCGGACGCGCTCGTGCGTCAGCTTGGAGAGGTCGCGCTCGACTAGCTTGGTGTCGTTCTTGCGGATCTCCAGCGTGCCGCTGGAGCCCTGCGGATTGTCGAGGACGACCTCCGCGACCTTGATGGTCTGGCCCGCCTGCACCGTGCGCCTGCGCGTCGTGAAGCCCGAACTGCCCGCGATGGACGTGCCTTCGATGCGGATGTTTTCGGCGGTCGGCTCCGCCGGGCCGGGCGCGGGGGGCTTCGGGGGTGCGGGCTTCTCCGGCGCGGGCTTCTCCGGCGCGGGCTTCTCCGGCGCGGGCTTCTCCGGCGCGGGCTTCTCCGGCGCGGGCTTCTCCGGCGCGGGCTTCTCCGGTCCGGTGCCGTTGCCCGAGGCCCCGGAGTCGTTGGAACCGCCCTGGGGCCCGGGCTGGTTCTGGCCCCCGGGAGGCGGCGACGGGTCCTGCTGCGGAGTTCCGGGCGCCGGCGTGTCGCCCGGGGCCGGCGGAGGCTGGGGTCCCCCCGAGGGATCCGGAAGCCCACCGGTGGTGGCCTTCGACTTGGGCGCGTCGTTCAAGAAGGTCGGTACCAGGACGGCGAGGAGGATCACCCCGGCGATGGCAAACGTCAGCGCCCTGGGCAACCAGCGCGGCAGCATGGGCGGCTGGATCACCACACCGGCGGTGTCGAGCACGGTCCCGTCCGAGGCCGTCAGGCTGATCTCCACCGGCAGCGTCTTGGGCTGACCTGTGAGGAAACGCTTCCGCATCCGTATCCGGACGGGGATCAACTGCGTGGTTCCGCCTTCGATGACGGTCTGGACCGGCTTGAAGGCGAAGTCGATGTCCCCGCTCTCGTCCTTACCCGTGAACTGGACCGTGACCGGCCCGTTCCCGAAGTTGTCCACGGCCAGCTTGGTGCGCGCCCTGCGCGCTCCGCGAGCCGTCCGGGGCACGAGCTCGGCCGCCAGGTCCGCGTAGCCCCCGACCTCGACGCTGCCCTCTTGGATGACCGAGCCGTCGGTGTCCTCCTGGGCCATGATGCGCAGGGCGAAGGCCTTCTTCCCGCACGGTACGTCCGCCGAGCGGGGAGGCTCGAAGGTGAGGACGGCCACCGCGTCGTCGCCGGGGAAGACGTTGACGCTCGCCGGCCGCACTGTGGCCCATTCGGCCGTCTCCCCCAGAACGTCCAGGGTGAAGGTGTCCACGGTGCGACCCGTGTTGTGCAGCCGTACGGAGCAGGTGACGCTTTCACCTGCCTCGACGCTGACATCCGGTTCGTCCAGTGATGCGATGACTCCCATGCGTCCACTGTCCCGGGCCGGGCCAAGTGTGGACATACATGTTCGGGCAGCGGTGAGGGAAAGCTCCCGCCTCCCTTCGCGCAGAATCGCGGCCGAGGGCCGGACGGAGCGGCGTATGGCGGGACAATGGGCGAATGGACATCAGAGAGTCGGAACCACCGACATGGAATCCGGCCCAGCTGCTGGAGTTCGACATCACGAGCAACGAGATACGGGACGGACTGGTCTCCTTCCGTGCCGATACGCTGGCCTTCCGCTTCACTCCCCGGCCGCAGACCGCGCCTGTCACGTGCACGGTGGAACTGCGGGAGTACCTGGGTGGAGGGTCGGAGGGCAGCGTTCTGCTGAACGGCACTGCCAGCGCCACCGTCAAGCGGAACCAGTCGTCCGACACCTGGCTGAGCTTCAGCGGGTTCGGCTGGCAGGACGCGACGCGGACCAGGCCGGTGACACGGTGCTACTACCGGGTGTCGCTGGACTGCGACTCCACGGTGCGGGTGGCGATCTGCGGCGAGGAACGGCTCTTCTAAAGTGCCCTTACGGCGGCCCGCCGACGCCTCAACGGACAATCCTTCGCACCGGCTCCGCTATCCCTCCTTTAACCTTCGCGGCCACACCATGGATGCATCGACCTCGAACCGACCGTCCCACAGGACGTCGACCGGAGGCCACTCCTCAGTTCTACGCATCCAAGAGGGAATTCATGCCGAACAGGATCAGTGTTTTCGTCCACGCCCTGGACTCCATTTCAGAGCTGGGCGTCATCGCCGCCCTCCGTCTCCGCCCCGAAGTACACATCGTGGAGCGCCAGGACGCCGACCCGGACACCGTCGCCGTCCTCGTGGTCGACGAGATCGACGACGCCGCCGTCTCCCTGGTCAAGTCGACCCGGGGCCAGGGCATCCAGCGCATCGTGCTCGTCGCCTCCTCCCTGGAGGACAACGGTGTGTTCGCCGCCGCCGAAGCGGGCATCAGCGGTCTCGCGCGTCGCAAGGACGTCACGGCCGACGGACTCGTCCAGGTGATCACCTCGGTCAACCGGGGCGCCGGCGTCCTCCCGCCCGACCTTGTCGGCAGCCTCCTCAAGCAGG
Encoded proteins:
- a CDS encoding helix-turn-helix transcriptional regulator codes for the protein MPNRISVFVHALDSISELGVIAALRLRPEVHIVERQDADPDTVAVLVVDEIDDAAVSLVKSTRGQGIQRIVLVASSLEDNGVFAAAEAGISGLARRKDVTADGLVQVITSVNRGAGVLPPDLVGSLLKQVSKLQHQASVPRGGQRYSGITDREADVLRLVSQGLDTNEIAQELCYSERTVKNTLHAINNRFNLRNRPHAVAYAIREGLI
- a CDS encoding PAAR domain-containing protein, with protein sequence MPGLPAARLGDKVTGTDIHIVLVPAPPGPPTPQPMPFPYQATLTGGCCPTVRIGGKPAATLSSTAAISPPHIAPAPATFSVPPTHTGTVLKGSATVRIGGKPAARASDTVQTCSDPAPAPNGTIMPPVPHHGVLIG